One segment of Comamonas thiooxydans DNA contains the following:
- a CDS encoding copper uptake system-associated protein, with product MNRFTCKGLALALCFATAPGLLATQAFAATPASSSAESTESTAIQRAMKDIWDKPDSRLEVAPVSILGSHAVAGWIQGSRGGRALLKRNAHGQWTVAACGGDGLKDPKMLEMAGLSATAASQLAWNVAQAEAAMTPKQRALFSSFDGMVQMDPHGAHPAHSTGNTH from the coding sequence ATGAATAGATTCACATGCAAAGGCTTGGCCTTGGCCCTTTGCTTTGCCACGGCCCCAGGGTTGCTAGCGACTCAGGCGTTTGCAGCAACGCCTGCTTCCTCGTCTGCCGAATCCACCGAGTCAACTGCGATTCAACGCGCGATGAAGGATATCTGGGACAAGCCTGATTCGAGACTTGAAGTGGCCCCAGTCTCCATCCTGGGTTCGCATGCTGTTGCAGGATGGATCCAGGGCAGCCGCGGTGGACGTGCTTTGCTCAAGCGCAACGCTCATGGCCAGTGGACGGTTGCCGCATGCGGAGGCGATGGTCTCAAAGACCCCAAGATGCTTGAAATGGCTGGCTTGTCAGCAACTGCCGCAAGCCAACTGGCGTGGAACGTGGCACAAGCCGAGGCTGCCATGACACCCAAGCAACGTGCGCTGTTCTCCTCTTTTGACGGGATGGTCCAAATGGACCCGCATGGTGCTCACCCTGCGCACTCGACTGGAAACACTCATTGA
- a CDS encoding PepSY domain-containing protein — translation MSSVHLNVEQKPSDQRLASDLYRAVWRWHFYAGLLVLPFLIWLAITGGIYVFKNQVDDFFHHELKSVTHASNQALPDGQLAAAALAAHPGTLVRYTPPPNSARSAEALIATNDGERLSVFIDPYSARVLGALPDGGSVAWTVRKLHSLKYFGSVARGVIEIAAGWSILLVLTGIYLWWPRGRSGGVISVRGKPAKRIFWRDVHAVTGLFVGGILLFLAVTGMPWSVFWGAKVNQWANGQNYGYPSGVRVQIPMSEVKLSEGDNAAWSLLQAKVPQSGHEVHEGHDQSSAMAAPLATGLPPALTLDQAIAIFKTSGISTGYAVQLPKGSKGVYTASVYPEDISHQRVIHLDQYSGRPLLDMSFEDYGPVAKTLEWGINVHLGQEFGVLNQALLTAACLDIILLCVSAAVMWWKRRPSAGLGVPPLPNERGVLRGVLAMLLLGGALFPLVGLSLLVIALTDRIAFSSSSSQRAAR, via the coding sequence GTGTCTAGCGTCCATCTCAACGTCGAGCAAAAGCCAAGTGACCAGCGCCTTGCGAGCGATCTGTATAGAGCCGTATGGCGATGGCATTTCTATGCCGGATTGCTTGTGCTGCCATTCCTCATTTGGCTCGCCATCACCGGAGGAATCTATGTCTTCAAGAACCAGGTCGATGACTTTTTTCATCATGAGCTGAAGTCCGTCACGCATGCATCGAACCAGGCGCTTCCAGACGGTCAGCTAGCAGCTGCCGCGCTAGCGGCACATCCTGGCACCCTAGTGAGGTACACGCCGCCTCCAAACTCAGCGCGCAGTGCCGAAGCGCTCATTGCCACCAATGACGGCGAGCGACTCTCGGTATTTATCGACCCCTACAGCGCTCGTGTCTTGGGTGCCTTACCTGACGGAGGCAGCGTCGCGTGGACTGTGCGAAAACTTCATAGCCTGAAATACTTTGGCTCCGTCGCACGCGGTGTGATTGAAATCGCCGCAGGATGGTCCATCTTGCTGGTCCTCACTGGAATTTATCTATGGTGGCCACGAGGCCGCAGTGGCGGCGTCATCTCTGTGCGTGGCAAACCCGCAAAGCGGATCTTCTGGCGTGATGTACATGCAGTGACCGGCCTGTTCGTAGGCGGCATATTGCTATTTCTTGCCGTCACAGGGATGCCATGGTCGGTCTTCTGGGGGGCAAAGGTCAATCAATGGGCCAACGGACAGAACTACGGATACCCATCGGGTGTTCGAGTGCAAATCCCAATGTCCGAGGTCAAGCTGTCTGAAGGGGACAACGCTGCTTGGTCACTGCTTCAGGCCAAGGTTCCTCAATCCGGCCACGAAGTGCACGAAGGGCATGATCAGTCTTCAGCAATGGCTGCCCCCCTCGCAACAGGGTTGCCGCCTGCATTGACGCTTGATCAAGCTATTGCAATTTTCAAGACTTCGGGAATCTCAACAGGTTACGCCGTTCAGTTGCCCAAAGGCAGCAAAGGCGTCTATACAGCCTCGGTATACCCTGAGGACATAAGCCACCAGAGAGTGATTCACCTCGACCAATACTCCGGTCGCCCATTGCTAGACATGTCGTTTGAAGACTATGGACCGGTTGCCAAAACTCTGGAGTGGGGAATCAACGTGCACCTGGGGCAAGAGTTCGGTGTTTTGAACCAGGCACTTCTGACCGCAGCTTGTCTGGACATCATTTTGCTGTGTGTGAGTGCCGCGGTTATGTGGTGGAAGCGAAGGCCGAGTGCAGGACTGGGAGTACCTCCGCTACCAAATGAGCGAGGTGTCTTACGGGGTGTTCTGGCAATGCTCCTTCTGGGAGGTGCACTGTTTCCGCTCGTTGGGCTGTCGTTACTGGTGATTGCCTTGACCGACAGGATTGCGTTTTCTTCAAGCAGTTCACAGAGGGCGGCCCGCTGA
- a CDS encoding TonB-dependent receptor has translation MSLTSAVGAQGLVAGTTGDSSLTLGTVNVSASASGPLSARNVFSSVDILGADVLANEHVDYSWELMSKAPGVQVTQFKQGTDAGRFSFRGFNGEGRVNAVKLLIDGIPSNDNAGGMPFLDAVFPLDIESIEIVRGTNDARYGLNNIAGNANVITRTGGNEGRASMTVGSFGTKEFQLSKGIESGNWSQNYFLAWRDSDGYRDHADARKISMSGKWFYTSDDGRWRTGVIARYYRNKALESGYLSYDEAMKAPRSSPAYAAADRGERETGQLSAHLDGELTPELSLAAKLYVNQYQNQRWVRFSAAGSQQERYNDEQQQGAITTLTWRPKVQWAHEFTLEGGLDAQWQSNVGQRFRTTERIRTSQFRDWDFDLNTQGAYVQAVIRPIESLKIIPALRVDNVDGNFTDRLTGASYPVHDYGLIKQPKISVAYTLSSQASVYANWGRTFQIGSGIDAYRTQQRNLKPSINDGWETGVKFSPLPWLNGRVAYWEQRASGEVARVLGVDGLPDPGGLGNVGKTLRKGFDVQFNMKPNAQTMAWVAYSHQSARITAPDPSAPNTLGKEIENVPHYLLSAGVDWQATDRVKLSAWGNAQGDYYLERTNTQGRAGKFAVLNLGASYRLDDKTDLGLQLKNVTNRKYVYAWYDSGSSGYSPADGRGIYASLNVRF, from the coding sequence ATGTCCCTCACTTCCGCTGTTGGTGCCCAAGGACTGGTCGCAGGCACGACAGGCGATTCCTCTTTAACCCTTGGCACCGTCAACGTCAGTGCCAGCGCCTCAGGCCCTCTGTCCGCACGCAATGTATTTAGCTCCGTGGACATCCTGGGCGCGGATGTATTGGCCAATGAGCATGTCGACTACAGCTGGGAGCTGATGTCCAAAGCTCCAGGCGTCCAGGTCACGCAGTTCAAACAAGGCACCGATGCGGGCCGATTTTCGTTTCGCGGCTTTAACGGCGAAGGCCGTGTCAATGCAGTGAAGCTCCTCATTGATGGCATCCCGAGCAACGATAACGCCGGGGGTATGCCGTTTTTGGATGCTGTCTTTCCTCTGGACATCGAGTCCATAGAAATTGTTCGCGGAACCAACGACGCCCGGTACGGCTTGAACAATATTGCCGGAAACGCCAACGTGATCACCCGTACTGGCGGCAATGAAGGACGAGCCAGCATGACCGTCGGCAGTTTCGGCACCAAGGAGTTTCAGCTTTCCAAGGGCATTGAAAGCGGCAACTGGAGCCAGAACTATTTTCTGGCTTGGCGCGACTCGGACGGCTACAGAGATCATGCCGATGCCCGAAAGATCTCGATGTCAGGCAAGTGGTTCTATACCTCTGACGATGGACGCTGGAGAACTGGCGTCATTGCGCGCTACTACCGCAACAAAGCGCTGGAGTCAGGCTACCTCAGCTATGACGAAGCCATGAAAGCACCGCGCAGTTCGCCGGCCTATGCAGCGGCAGACCGCGGAGAGCGCGAAACAGGTCAACTGAGCGCCCATCTCGATGGAGAGCTGACACCAGAGCTCTCACTGGCTGCCAAGCTCTATGTGAATCAGTACCAGAACCAGCGCTGGGTTCGTTTTTCTGCCGCTGGCTCACAACAAGAGCGCTACAACGACGAGCAACAGCAAGGGGCAATAACCACCTTGACCTGGCGCCCTAAAGTCCAATGGGCGCATGAGTTCACACTCGAAGGTGGACTCGACGCGCAATGGCAAAGCAATGTTGGCCAGCGCTTTCGCACGACAGAACGTATCAGAACATCACAGTTTCGCGACTGGGACTTCGACCTGAATACTCAGGGTGCGTATGTTCAAGCGGTGATCCGGCCCATTGAGTCACTCAAGATTATTCCTGCATTGAGGGTCGACAACGTCGATGGAAACTTCACCGATCGCCTCACAGGGGCTAGCTATCCAGTTCATGACTATGGACTGATCAAGCAGCCAAAAATCAGCGTGGCCTACACGCTTAGTTCCCAAGCCAGCGTCTATGCCAACTGGGGGCGCACTTTCCAGATCGGCTCTGGAATCGACGCTTATCGTACGCAGCAGCGCAACCTCAAACCGTCGATCAATGACGGTTGGGAGACAGGAGTGAAGTTTTCGCCCCTACCCTGGCTCAACGGCCGAGTGGCTTACTGGGAGCAACGTGCGTCGGGCGAAGTGGCACGAGTGCTGGGTGTCGATGGGCTGCCCGACCCTGGAGGTCTGGGCAACGTGGGTAAGACCCTGCGCAAGGGGTTTGACGTCCAGTTCAACATGAAGCCGAATGCGCAAACCATGGCCTGGGTTGCCTACTCGCATCAATCGGCACGTATCACTGCGCCTGACCCTAGTGCACCAAACACCTTGGGCAAAGAAATCGAAAATGTGCCGCACTACTTGCTGTCGGCCGGTGTTGACTGGCAAGCGACAGATCGAGTGAAGCTGTCTGCCTGGGGAAATGCGCAAGGGGACTACTATCTCGAGCGCACCAATACTCAAGGCCGAGCGGGAAAATTTGCGGTACTGAATCTAGGCGCTTCGTACCGCTTGGATGACAAGACAGATCTTGGGTTACAGCTCAAAAACGTCACCAACCGCAAGTATGTCTATGCGTGGTATGACAGTGGTTCGTCAGGCTACTCGCCTGCTGATGGCCGCGGGATTTACGCTAGTTTGAATGTGAGGTTCTAA
- a CDS encoding TonB-dependent receptor: MYSSLSSPLPLGIACVFACSAPVAGAQPASTPSSKQANSIAAGSDESSQAQLPTVTVNARPVVEELELDPFSSSSAVITQEQLRDQNAVDLASALRRTPGVQISRYNPVGAFGGDQGGAVYIRGMGVSRPGSEIKTYIDGVPFYMGLWSHPLLDLLPANGMQAITVYKSPQPQINGNNFSSINLETRRATEDGVQGDARISAGSYGTVTEQATLLGKSGNLDWSLAQGFARSDGHRTNADGQLSNLMGRIGYRLDSNWSIAASFLHVDNKARDPGDARLAAPAVAPQYNTKASMLSTSVSHEHGDWRGELKFYSSQGRGDWLNQPAPDGDSINKFRMSGLRWKEQFSPWKGGSVIAGIDHDQISGDATFRRISPAPSGYFDAPTFRITSPYIGLSQDIPLSSAWSLVPSAGLRLYEHSQFGNKTAPHAGLSLASERLTFYANVSRGINYPGLETPLLASLIPALGSTWKQLSAEEMDHAEVGFKWTASDSTQFDASVFQDKVKNRYVFGFPPSLPPPPQFINLGSYRMRGMELSMRQALGKNWSGFAAITLLDPSIDNLPYSPRRALTIGVNGKAGPIRIAFDAQYQSQVWALSRARAADALNTEKVGSFAVANLRMAYPLPALGSKGEVFLALENLFDRKYAYRPGYPMPGRAAQIGLAASF, translated from the coding sequence ATGTATTCTTCTCTTTCTTCGCCCCTTCCGCTGGGCATTGCCTGTGTTTTTGCTTGCTCTGCGCCGGTTGCCGGTGCTCAGCCTGCAAGTACACCGTCTTCAAAACAAGCCAATTCAATTGCCGCTGGCAGCGATGAGTCATCACAGGCCCAGCTTCCCACTGTGACCGTGAATGCTCGCCCAGTGGTTGAGGAGTTGGAGCTCGACCCGTTCTCCTCCAGCTCCGCCGTCATTACGCAAGAGCAGCTGCGCGATCAAAATGCCGTGGACTTGGCGTCGGCACTGCGGCGCACGCCCGGCGTTCAGATCTCGCGCTACAACCCGGTCGGCGCTTTCGGCGGCGACCAAGGTGGTGCTGTCTACATTCGAGGCATGGGCGTCAGCCGTCCAGGCAGTGAAATCAAGACCTATATCGATGGCGTACCGTTTTACATGGGGCTGTGGAGCCATCCGTTGCTGGATTTGCTGCCGGCCAATGGCATGCAGGCCATCACCGTTTACAAGAGTCCTCAGCCTCAGATCAACGGCAACAACTTTTCCTCCATCAACCTAGAGACTCGCCGCGCCACAGAAGATGGGGTGCAAGGTGATGCACGAATTTCTGCCGGCTCCTATGGCACTGTCACCGAGCAGGCGACGCTGCTGGGCAAGAGCGGCAACCTGGATTGGAGTCTTGCCCAAGGATTTGCGCGTTCTGATGGCCACCGCACGAATGCAGACGGCCAGCTGAGCAACCTCATGGGACGCATCGGCTATCGCTTGGATAGCAACTGGTCCATTGCAGCCAGCTTCCTACATGTGGACAACAAAGCCCGCGACCCTGGTGATGCGCGTCTTGCCGCTCCGGCTGTAGCGCCTCAGTACAACACCAAGGCCAGCATGCTCAGCACCTCGGTTTCCCATGAGCATGGGGATTGGCGCGGCGAGCTCAAGTTCTACAGCAGCCAGGGACGGGGCGATTGGCTCAACCAGCCGGCACCGGACGGCGACAGCATCAACAAATTCCGGATGAGTGGCCTGCGTTGGAAGGAGCAATTTTCCCCATGGAAAGGCGGGAGCGTCATTGCCGGCATCGACCACGATCAGATCTCGGGCGATGCCACGTTCAGGCGCATATCCCCTGCTCCCAGCGGCTACTTCGATGCGCCGACATTCAGGATCACCTCGCCATATATCGGGCTCAGTCAGGACATTCCGCTGTCAAGTGCATGGAGCCTTGTGCCTTCTGCCGGATTGAGACTTTACGAGCATAGTCAGTTCGGCAACAAGACTGCGCCACACGCAGGTTTGTCTCTCGCCTCGGAGAGGCTCACGTTCTATGCCAATGTCTCGCGTGGCATCAACTACCCGGGCCTGGAAACGCCGCTTCTGGCGTCTCTCATCCCGGCACTCGGCTCCACCTGGAAGCAGCTATCAGCCGAAGAAATGGATCATGCCGAAGTGGGATTCAAATGGACTGCATCGGATTCCACGCAATTCGATGCCAGTGTGTTCCAGGACAAGGTGAAGAATCGGTATGTCTTCGGTTTCCCGCCTAGCCTGCCTCCGCCTCCCCAGTTCATCAATCTTGGTAGCTATCGGATGCGCGGCATGGAATTGTCAATGCGACAGGCGCTGGGCAAAAACTGGTCTGGCTTTGCCGCGATAACGCTGCTGGATCCCAGTATCGATAACTTGCCTTACAGCCCTCGTCGTGCACTGACGATTGGCGTGAACGGCAAAGCGGGCCCGATACGTATCGCCTTTGACGCGCAGTATCAATCCCAGGTTTGGGCACTCAGCCGCGCGCGGGCAGCGGATGCTCTCAATACCGAGAAAGTAGGCTCTTTTGCCGTGGCGAATTTGCGCATGGCTTATCCCTTGCCGGCGCTTGGCTCCAAGGGTGAAGTCTTCCTGGCACTAGAGAACCTGTTCGATCGAAAGTACGCGTACCGCCCAGGCTATCCCATGCCGGGCCGGGCCGCACAAATCGGCCTTGCTGCCAGCTTCTGA